Proteins from a single region of Haloplanus sp. GDY1:
- a CDS encoding PIN domain-containing protein gives MILDTNFLIDLDNDRPEAIEKARRIEREGLPRRVPRIVMFELWVAVGKGTRTEHNRRKFERLLDGLPQVELTASIAKRAGEIEGETQAADPNDIGVGSADAIIAATAIDVGEPVVTDDERDFVTRIQEQAGVSELEVELYAAE, from the coding sequence GACCGGAGGCGATCGAGAAGGCACGACGGATCGAACGCGAAGGCCTCCCGCGGCGAGTCCCGCGAATCGTGATGTTCGAGTTGTGGGTCGCGGTCGGGAAGGGTACACGGACAGAACACAACCGACGGAAGTTCGAACGACTGCTCGATGGGCTTCCACAGGTCGAACTCACGGCATCGATAGCGAAGCGGGCGGGAGAAATCGAGGGAGAAACGCAGGCGGCCGACCCGAACGACATCGGTGTCGGGTCCGCGGATGCGATCATCGCGGCGACGGCAATCGACGTGGGAGAGCCGGTCGTGACGGATGACGAGCGGGACTTCGTGACCCGGATACAGGAGCAGGCAGGGGTATCGGAGTTAGAGGTCGAACTGTACGCGGCCGAGTAG
- a CDS encoding ribbon-helix-helix domain-containing protein: MSDADSGTGGDGPETVQINLRLSKAFLEDIDATWQEQGFNSRSEFLRYAARDAIKHPEFSREGWKQIAASEHELRSGDAELVSREEVVEMMDRDENDE, encoded by the coding sequence ATGTCCGATGCCGACAGCGGAACTGGAGGCGACGGACCGGAGACGGTCCAGATCAATCTCCGTCTGAGCAAGGCCTTCCTCGAGGATATCGACGCGACGTGGCAGGAACAGGGGTTCAACTCCCGAAGCGAGTTCCTCCGCTACGCCGCTCGGGACGCGATCAAACACCCCGAGTTCTCACGGGAGGGGTGGAAACAGATCGCGGCGAGCGAGCACGAACTGCGTTCCGGTGACGCGGAGCTGGTGTCGCGGGAGGAAGTCGTCGAGATGATGGACCGCGACGAGAATGACGAGTGA
- a CDS encoding type II toxin-antitoxin system RelE family toxin, with the protein MTSDWTWKFTQRAADQFDGLDPHVQDRTVSKLDEVVDSEWREPSDFLEPLTGGPFSKLRVGQYRLACVLDHGTSTLEVRRIEHRSGAYTADD; encoded by the coding sequence ATGACGAGTGACTGGACCTGGAAGTTCACCCAACGCGCTGCGGATCAGTTCGACGGGCTCGATCCGCACGTCCAGGACCGAACCGTCTCGAAGCTCGACGAAGTGGTGGACTCGGAGTGGCGGGAGCCGTCGGACTTCCTCGAACCGCTAACCGGCGGGCCGTTCTCCAAACTGCGGGTCGGACAGTATCGCCTCGCCTGCGTGCTCGATCACGGAACGTCCACACTCGAAGTCCGCAGAATCGAGCATCGAAGCGGTGCCTACACGGCCGACGACTGA
- the ubaA gene encoding SAMP-activating enzyme E1: MSGLSLDSTQLDRYSRHIIMDEVGPEGQQRLLDSSALVVGAGGLGAPVIQYLAAAGVGRIGVVDDDVVERSNLQRQVIHGDSDVGRPKVDSAKDFVATLNPDVDVETYETRLDRDDADLIEDYDVVVDASDNFPTRYLVNDTARLAGVPVSHGAIYKFEGQVTTLHPDGPCYRCLFREAPEPGTVPDCATTGVLGVLPGTVGCIQATEAVKLLLDAGDPLIGRMLFYDAMDMTFETVPYAKDPDCPVCGDDPIDSIDDVEYVDGCEIGAD; encoded by the coding sequence ATGAGTGGGCTCTCGCTCGATTCGACACAGCTGGATCGCTACTCCCGACACATCATCATGGACGAGGTCGGTCCGGAGGGGCAGCAGCGCCTGTTAGATTCGAGCGCGCTCGTCGTCGGTGCCGGCGGGCTCGGTGCGCCCGTCATCCAGTACCTCGCGGCCGCGGGCGTGGGTCGCATCGGCGTCGTCGACGACGACGTGGTCGAGCGATCGAACCTCCAGCGGCAGGTGATCCACGGGGATAGCGACGTGGGTCGCCCCAAAGTCGACAGCGCGAAGGACTTCGTGGCGACGCTCAATCCCGACGTCGACGTCGAGACGTACGAGACGCGTCTCGACCGGGACGACGCCGACCTGATCGAGGACTACGACGTGGTCGTCGACGCCTCCGACAACTTCCCGACGCGCTATCTCGTCAACGACACCGCCCGACTCGCCGGGGTCCCCGTCTCCCACGGCGCCATCTACAAGTTCGAGGGCCAGGTCACGACGCTTCATCCCGACGGGCCCTGCTACCGGTGTCTGTTCCGCGAGGCGCCCGAACCGGGTACCGTCCCCGACTGTGCGACCACGGGCGTCCTCGGCGTCCTCCCCGGCACCGTGGGCTGCATCCAGGCCACCGAGGCCGTCAAACTCCTGCTCGACGCCGGCGACCCCCTGATCGGCCGGATGCTCTTCTACGACGCGATGGACATGACCTTCGAGACGGTGCCCTACGCGAAGGATCCCGACTGCCCGGTGTGTGGCGACGACCCCATCGACTCCATCGACGACGTCGAGTACGTCGACGGCTGCGAAATCGGTGCCGACTGA